A stretch of the Streptomyces sp. NBC_01428 genome encodes the following:
- a CDS encoding aldehyde dehydrogenase, whose protein sequence is MTELVEHGQLFIGGALTDPLGKGVIEVISPHTEEVIGRVPHASTADVDRAVAAARQAFDEGPWPRMSLDERIAVVTRIKDAIAVRHEEIARVISSENGSPYSWSVLAQALGAMMVWDAAITVARGYTYEEARDGVLGKLLVRREPVGVVAAVVPWNVPQFVAAAKLAPALLTGCTVVLKPSPESPLDAYLLGEIAQEAGLPEGVLSILPADREVSEYLVGHPGVDKVSFTGSVAAGRRVMEVASRHLTRVTLELGGKSAAVVLPDADLDTAVPGIVSAAWMNNGQACVAQTRILVPRSRYDEFADAFAGAANALVVGDPLDPATQVGPLVAERQRRRNLDYIRIGQEEGAKILAGGGRPEGLDRGWYVEPTLFGDVDNSMRIAREEIFGPVICLLPYGDETEAVKIANDSDYGLSGSVWTADVAHGIDIARRVRTGTYSVNTFSLDMLGPFGGYKNSGLGREFGPEGFGEFLEHKMIHLPAGWEA, encoded by the coding sequence ATGACCGAGCTCGTGGAACACGGACAGCTGTTCATCGGCGGGGCGTTGACCGACCCCCTGGGCAAGGGCGTCATCGAGGTGATCTCGCCGCACACCGAGGAGGTCATCGGGCGGGTGCCGCACGCGTCGACGGCGGACGTCGACCGGGCCGTCGCCGCGGCGCGCCAGGCGTTCGACGAGGGGCCCTGGCCACGCATGAGCCTCGACGAACGGATCGCGGTCGTCACCCGCATCAAGGACGCGATCGCCGTACGGCACGAGGAGATCGCCCGTGTCATCTCCTCCGAGAACGGCTCCCCCTACTCGTGGAGCGTCCTCGCGCAGGCACTCGGCGCGATGATGGTCTGGGACGCGGCGATCACGGTCGCGCGCGGCTACACCTACGAGGAGGCGCGCGACGGCGTCCTCGGCAAGCTGCTCGTGCGGCGCGAGCCGGTGGGGGTGGTTGCGGCCGTCGTGCCGTGGAACGTCCCGCAGTTCGTGGCGGCGGCCAAGCTCGCTCCCGCGCTGCTGACCGGCTGCACCGTCGTCCTCAAGCCGTCGCCCGAATCACCCCTGGACGCCTATCTGCTCGGGGAGATCGCGCAGGAGGCCGGACTGCCCGAAGGGGTGCTGTCGATCCTCCCGGCGGACCGCGAGGTCAGCGAGTACCTGGTCGGACACCCCGGCGTCGACAAGGTCTCCTTCACCGGTTCGGTCGCGGCCGGGCGGCGCGTGATGGAGGTCGCCTCCCGTCATCTCACCCGCGTGACGCTGGAGTTGGGCGGCAAGTCGGCGGCCGTGGTGCTGCCGGACGCCGATCTCGACACGGCGGTGCCGGGGATCGTGTCGGCGGCCTGGATGAACAACGGCCAGGCCTGCGTGGCCCAGACCCGCATCCTCGTCCCGCGCTCCCGCTACGACGAGTTCGCGGACGCCTTCGCCGGCGCGGCGAACGCCCTGGTCGTGGGCGACCCGCTGGACCCGGCCACTCAGGTCGGCCCGCTCGTCGCCGAACGCCAGCGGCGCCGCAACCTCGACTACATCCGCATCGGCCAGGAGGAGGGCGCCAAGATCCTGGCGGGCGGCGGGCGCCCGGAGGGTCTCGACCGCGGCTGGTACGTCGAGCCGACCCTCTTCGGCGACGTCGACAACTCGATGCGCATCGCCCGCGAGGAGATCTTCGGCCCCGTCATCTGCCTGCTCCCGTACGGCGACGAGACCGAGGCCGTGAAGATCGCCAACGACTCCGACTACGGGCTCAGCGGCAGCGTCTGGACCGCGGACGTCGCCCACGGCATCGACATCGCCCGCCGGGTCCGCACCGGCACCTACTCCGTCAACACCTTCAGCCTCGACATGCTCGGCCCGTTCGGCGGCTACAAGAACTCGGGCCTGGGGCGGGAGTTCGGACCCGAGGGGTTCGGCGAGTTCCTGGAGCACAAGATGATCCACCTGCCGGCCGGCTGGGAGGCGTGA
- a CDS encoding ferredoxin: MGDRWQVEVDRSVCIGSAQCVHHAPDAFHLDTARQSHPTTPETDATEQILEAAEGCPVEAVMITLLGSGEPVFPPEE; encoded by the coding sequence ATGGGCGACCGCTGGCAGGTCGAGGTCGACCGCTCCGTCTGCATCGGCTCCGCCCAGTGCGTCCACCACGCCCCGGACGCCTTCCACCTCGACACCGCCCGCCAGTCCCACCCCACCACCCCGGAGACGGACGCCACCGAACAGATCCTCGAAGCCGCCGAGGGCTGCCCGGTCGAAGCCGTCATGATCACCCTGCTGGGCAGCGGGGAGCCGGTGTTCCCGCCGGAGGAGTAG
- a CDS encoding tetratricopeptide repeat protein: MHKTEAKELLEQARAAWEAEEWLRSADLYERVLEHFPDERPSAVWWYDAALAHKFLRNWDKALDLGREAAARAPRGEGDPAYWNLGIAATIRRDWTTARAAWAGFGIELPEGEGEIDGRFGVACVRLDTDGQREVVWIERLCPTRGRVVNVPVTGGRRYGEIVVHDGEPTGERVFRGTTCPVFDELELFEPSELPTWEVTVGAGDAADLEALLALFAEHGLGAEPASAVRMLCACCSEGTHQVDREVRAGAQAVSLAAPEQEARRLLDRWAGEKAIGRSWSGLARPGLARPDSPGGP, translated from the coding sequence GTGCACAAGACCGAGGCCAAGGAGCTGCTGGAGCAGGCGAGGGCGGCGTGGGAGGCCGAGGAGTGGCTGCGGTCCGCCGACCTCTACGAGCGGGTCCTGGAGCACTTCCCCGACGAGCGGCCGAGCGCGGTGTGGTGGTACGACGCCGCGCTCGCCCACAAGTTCCTCCGGAACTGGGACAAGGCCCTCGACCTCGGCCGGGAGGCGGCTGCCCGCGCCCCGCGCGGGGAGGGCGATCCCGCCTACTGGAACCTCGGCATCGCCGCCACGATCCGGCGCGACTGGACCACGGCCCGCGCGGCCTGGGCCGGCTTCGGCATCGAACTCCCCGAGGGCGAGGGCGAGATCGACGGCCGTTTCGGGGTCGCCTGTGTACGGCTGGACACGGACGGACAACGGGAGGTCGTGTGGATCGAGCGGTTGTGCCCGACCCGGGGGCGCGTGGTGAACGTGCCCGTGACGGGCGGCCGGCGGTACGGCGAGATCGTCGTGCACGACGGCGAGCCCACGGGCGAGCGTGTCTTCCGCGGCACGACCTGTCCCGTCTTCGACGAGCTCGAGCTCTTCGAGCCGTCCGAGCTGCCGACGTGGGAGGTGACGGTCGGCGCGGGCGACGCGGCGGACCTGGAGGCCCTGCTGGCCCTGTTCGCCGAGCACGGTCTCGGCGCCGAACCCGCGAGCGCGGTGCGGATGCTCTGCGCGTGTTGCAGCGAGGGAACCCATCAAGTGGACCGCGAGGTACGGGCGGGAGCCCAGGCGGTGTCGCTGGCGGCTCCCGAGCAGGAGGCGCGCCGCCTCCTGGACCGCTGGGCCGGCGAGAAGGCGATCGGTCGCAGCTGGAGCGGGCTGGCGCGGCCGGGCCTGGCCCGCCCGGACTCGCCGGGCGGCCCGTGA